The proteins below are encoded in one region of Bosea sp. BIWAKO-01:
- a CDS encoding GNAT family N-acetyltransferase has protein sequence MGITIRPMAEADRLAVLALLLELTAHEAGLSPARGTGPEVAAACLADDREKADETGGALMVAESDGRVVGYLALQLVRTGPFVHEHLRDHVYIENIVVGAAERGTGIGQILLAEAERFARATGRKVLHLGVLEGNDLALKAYRRAGFETASVDMMKVLD, from the coding sequence GTGGGCATCACGATCAGACCGATGGCGGAGGCGGACCGCCTTGCAGTGCTGGCCCTGCTGCTGGAACTGACCGCCCATGAAGCGGGCCTGAGTCCGGCGCGCGGGACCGGGCCGGAGGTGGCCGCGGCCTGCCTGGCAGATGATCGTGAGAAGGCGGACGAGACCGGCGGTGCGCTGATGGTCGCCGAGAGCGACGGCCGCGTCGTCGGCTATCTCGCGCTGCAGCTTGTCCGGACCGGCCCGTTCGTACACGAGCACCTGCGCGATCACGTCTATATCGAGAATATCGTCGTTGGCGCCGCGGAGCGTGGGACCGGCATCGGCCAGATCCTGCTGGCGGAAGCCGAGCGCTTTGCACGGGCGACAGGGCGCAAGGTCCTCCATCTCGGTGTACTGGAGGGCAATGACCTCGCGCTCAAGGCTTATCGCCGTGCAGGCTTCGAGACGGCCTCCGTGGATATGATGAAGGTGCTGGACTGA
- a CDS encoding YdcH family protein, whose translation MSLQTHLAELERKHRQLEEAIAQAAARPSSDTLNVSELKRKKLLLKEEIERVRMTMPQPTLH comes from the coding sequence ATGTCGCTGCAGACCCACCTCGCCGAGCTCGAGCGCAAGCATCGTCAGCTTGAGGAAGCCATCGCCCAAGCCGCGGCGCGCCCCTCTTCCGATACGCTGAATGTGTCCGAGTTGAAGCGGAAGAAGCTGCTGCTGAAGGAAGAGATCGAGCGCGTCAGAATGACGATGCCGCAGCCGACGCTGCATTGA
- a CDS encoding YdcH family protein produces the protein MGFELSPEEIEAFTAELARLREEHRDLDSAIDALERMGAINQIQVQRLKKRKLYLKDRITQIEDALTPDIIA, from the coding sequence ATGGGATTCGAGCTGAGCCCTGAGGAGATCGAGGCCTTTACGGCCGAGTTGGCTCGTCTGCGCGAGGAGCATCGCGACCTCGACAGCGCCATCGACGCGCTGGAGCGCATGGGCGCGATCAATCAGATCCAGGTGCAGCGCCTGAAGAAGCGGAAGCTCTACCTCAAGGACCGCATCACGCAGATCGAAGACGCGCTGACGCCCGACATCATCGCCTGA
- a CDS encoding 5-(carboxyamino)imidazole ribonucleotide synthase — protein sequence MSTPDPRGLGPGAMLGILGGGQLARMIALAAADLGIRAHIFAPEADSPAFDVAARHTIGAYEDEAALAGFADAVDLVTYEFENVPHATAAFLAARTPLHPGARALALTQDRLSEKSFVADLGLAVAPFRAVDSLADLERAVAELGRPSVLKTRRFGYDGKGQVKIAADTDLAEAYEAIGHFPAILEGFVSFSREVSVVAARNTAGDFAAFDLCENEHRDHILAFTHVPAQVAAGTSASAIEAARKIGEALGYIGVFAVEMFVVGEGASEAVIINEIAPRVHNSGHWTSEGAETSQFHQHVRAVCGLPLGSAARRGTVEMENLVGDAALRWREILAEPGAHLHLYGKRDARPGRKMGHVTRLKPARS from the coding sequence ATGAGCACGCCCGATCCGCGCGGGCTTGGCCCCGGCGCCATGCTCGGCATCCTCGGCGGTGGGCAGCTTGCCCGCATGATTGCGCTCGCCGCCGCCGATCTCGGCATTCGCGCCCATATTTTCGCGCCCGAGGCCGATAGCCCGGCCTTCGACGTCGCCGCCCGTCATACGATCGGCGCCTATGAAGACGAGGCTGCGCTGGCCGGGTTTGCCGATGCCGTCGACCTCGTCACCTATGAGTTCGAGAATGTGCCGCATGCGACAGCTGCCTTCCTCGCCGCGCGCACCCCGCTTCATCCCGGCGCCCGCGCGCTGGCCCTGACGCAGGACCGACTGAGCGAGAAGAGCTTCGTTGCCGATCTCGGACTGGCGGTTGCGCCCTTCCGCGCCGTCGATTCGCTGGCCGATCTCGAGCGGGCCGTCGCCGAACTCGGTCGTCCGAGCGTCCTGAAGACGCGCCGCTTCGGCTATGACGGCAAGGGGCAGGTGAAGATCGCGGCTGATACCGATCTGGCCGAAGCCTATGAGGCCATCGGGCATTTTCCCGCCATCCTCGAAGGCTTCGTCAGCTTCAGCCGGGAGGTTTCCGTCGTCGCAGCCCGCAACACGGCCGGCGACTTCGCTGCATTCGATCTTTGCGAGAACGAGCATCGCGACCACATCCTCGCCTTCACGCATGTGCCTGCGCAGGTAGCCGCCGGAACCTCCGCCAGCGCCATCGAGGCGGCACGCAAGATCGGCGAGGCGCTCGGCTATATCGGCGTCTTCGCCGTCGAAATGTTCGTGGTTGGCGAGGGCGCGAGCGAAGCCGTCATCATTAACGAGATCGCGCCGCGGGTACACAATTCCGGTCACTGGACCAGCGAAGGCGCCGAGACCTCGCAATTCCACCAGCATGTCCGCGCCGTCTGCGGCCTGCCGCTTGGATCGGCCGCCCGCCGCGGCACTGTCGAGATGGAAAACCTTGTCGGCGACGCCGCTCTCCGGTGGCGGGAAATCCTGGCAGAGCCGGGCGCGCACCTGCATCTCTACGGCAAGCGGGATGCCCGCCCCGGCCGCAAGATGGGCCATGTCACGCGGCTGAAGCCGGCCCGCTCGTAA
- a CDS encoding tetratricopeptide repeat protein: protein MFRGKSWLAAAGIAVALAGCDTVSNLGSQSAIAEVDAESSANASVNIGSLSEVINRNPNDPQAYNTRGAAYARAGRYSDAISDFTKAVQIDPNLASAYTNRALALRQSGRNDAAMADFNRATTANPNYAPAYIGRANLLRQQGNSQQALSDLNTAIRLNPESAEAFHARGLVYQKEGQHQHAITDFDSVIDRNPYNAPPYTARGQSLIAVGKFEQAIEDFTASLNVDNRNAEAWAGRGLASEKLGKKTEAAENYQRALSLDSNNATARAGQARLGGGSLFR, encoded by the coding sequence ATGTTTCGAGGCAAGAGCTGGCTGGCTGCAGCCGGCATCGCCGTCGCGCTGGCAGGATGCGACACCGTTTCCAATCTGGGCTCACAGAGCGCAATTGCCGAGGTCGATGCGGAATCATCCGCCAATGCGAGCGTGAATATCGGCTCGCTCAGCGAGGTCATCAACCGCAACCCCAACGATCCGCAGGCCTATAACACCCGCGGCGCGGCCTATGCCCGTGCCGGCCGGTACTCCGACGCGATCTCCGATTTCACCAAGGCGGTGCAGATCGACCCGAACCTGGCCTCGGCCTACACCAATCGCGCTCTGGCGCTGCGCCAGAGCGGCCGCAATGACGCGGCGATGGCAGACTTCAACCGCGCCACCACAGCCAACCCGAACTATGCCCCGGCCTATATCGGGCGTGCCAACCTGCTGCGCCAGCAGGGCAACAGTCAGCAGGCGTTGTCCGACCTCAACACCGCAATCCGCCTGAACCCGGAATCGGCCGAAGCCTTCCATGCCCGTGGTCTGGTCTATCAGAAGGAAGGCCAGCACCAGCACGCGATCACCGATTTCGACTCGGTCATCGATCGCAATCCCTACAACGCCCCGCCCTATACGGCCCGCGGCCAGAGCCTGATCGCGGTCGGAAAGTTCGAGCAGGCGATCGAGGACTTCACGGCTTCGCTCAACGTCGACAACCGCAACGCCGAGGCCTGGGCCGGTCGTGGGCTCGCCAGCGAAAAGCTCGGCAAGAAGACAGAAGCGGCCGAGAACTATCAGCGCGCCCTGAGCCTGGACAGCAACAACGCAACCGCACGCGCCGGCCAGGCGCGCCTCGGCGGAGGCAGCCTCTTCCGCTGA
- the purE gene encoding 5-(carboxyamino)imidazole ribonucleotide mutase, whose protein sequence is MADTSPPVAIIMGSQSDWATMRHAAEVLDMLGVTHEARIMSAHRTPERMFAFAKEAKAKGFKVIIAGAGGAAHLPGMTASLTPLPVFGVPVESKALSGQDSLLSIVQMPAGIPVGTLAIGRAGAVNAGLLAAAVLALGDEPLAERLEAYRSRQSGAVAEFPRDDA, encoded by the coding sequence ATGGCCGATACCAGCCCTCCTGTCGCCATCATCATGGGCAGCCAGTCCGACTGGGCGACGATGCGTCACGCGGCCGAAGTCCTCGACATGCTCGGCGTGACCCACGAGGCTCGCATCATGTCCGCGCACCGGACCCCGGAACGCATGTTCGCCTTCGCGAAGGAAGCCAAGGCGAAGGGCTTCAAGGTCATCATCGCGGGCGCCGGCGGGGCCGCACATCTGCCGGGCATGACAGCTTCGCTGACGCCGCTTCCTGTCTTCGGAGTGCCGGTCGAATCCAAGGCCCTTTCCGGCCAGGACAGCCTGCTCTCGATCGTGCAGATGCCGGCCGGCATCCCGGTCGGCACGCTCGCCATCGGCCGGGCCGGGGCGGTCAATGCCGGCCTCCTCGCCGCCGCCGTGCTCGCTTTGGGCGATGAGCCCCTGGCCGAGCGGCTGGAAGCCTATCGCAGCCGCCAAAGCGGGGCGGTCGCAGAATTCCCCAGGGACGACGCATGA
- a CDS encoding sulfite exporter TauE/SafE family protein — MSFDPAYLAAMVPAVILVGLAKGGFSGLGLLSLPLMALVLPPVQAAAIMLPILIVQDMVSVWAYRREFDRRNLATMLPGALLGVLAGYALASRVSDAAVGLSVGIISVAFAARRLFTDRKAQSPVTKPAFGPGSFWGAVCGFTSMIAHAGGPPFQIYVMPQRLSPPTFVGTGAIFFALLNLMKVGPYIALGQFTRENLAASAALFPVAILATVAGVWLVRRVPAERFYTIIYWLLIAVGSKLIIDGFLALRLHP, encoded by the coding sequence ATGAGCTTCGACCCAGCCTATCTCGCCGCGATGGTGCCTGCCGTCATCCTCGTCGGGCTCGCCAAGGGTGGTTTCTCGGGCCTGGGGTTGCTCTCGCTGCCGCTGATGGCGCTCGTGCTGCCGCCGGTCCAGGCGGCCGCGATCATGCTGCCCATCCTGATCGTCCAGGACATGGTGAGCGTCTGGGCCTATCGCCGCGAGTTCGACAGACGCAACCTCGCGACGATGCTGCCGGGTGCCCTCCTCGGCGTGCTTGCGGGCTATGCCTTGGCATCGCGGGTTTCCGATGCCGCGGTTGGCCTTTCCGTCGGCATCATCTCCGTTGCCTTCGCAGCCCGTCGGCTCTTCACCGACCGCAAGGCCCAGTCGCCGGTCACGAAGCCCGCCTTCGGGCCCGGCAGCTTCTGGGGCGCGGTCTGTGGGTTCACCAGCATGATCGCTCATGCCGGCGGCCCTCCCTTTCAGATCTACGTCATGCCGCAGCGGCTCTCGCCGCCGACCTTCGTTGGCACCGGTGCGATCTTCTTCGCGCTGCTCAATCTCATGAAGGTCGGCCCCTATATCGCGCTCGGCCAGTTCACCCGCGAGAACCTCGCCGCGTCGGCTGCACTGTTTCCGGTCGCGATTCTCGCGACCGTTGCCGGCGTCTGGCTGGTGCGTCGCGTGCCGGCGGAACGTTTCTACACCATCATCTACTGGCTGCTGATTGCTGTCGGCAGCAAGCTGATCATCGACGGGTTCCTGGCCTTGCGCCTCCATCCCTGA
- a CDS encoding acyl-CoA synthetase, which produces MKTSPYDIDLDRNPANFQPLTPLTFLERAAAVFPSHVAIIHGPLRRTYAEFYARSRRLASALAKHGIRRGDTVAAMLPNTPAMLECHYGVPMTGGVLNTLNTRLDAAIIAFSLDHGEAKVLIADREFSITVQAALQLCKVKPLVIDYDDPVYDGSGERVGSVEYEDFLATGDQDFAWTLPRDEWDAISLNYTSGTTGDPKGVVYHHRGANLLATSNVVTCGMGRHPVYLWTLPMFHCNGWCFPWSISILAGTHVCLRQVRAKALYAALADHGVTHLCGAPIVMSTLLNAPPEERRPFSQKVSFFTAAAPPPEAVLAAMKQAGFEVTHLYGLTETYGPSVVNEWQRDWDALDVADQAVLKARQGVRYPALEALDVLDPETMQPVPRDGQTLGEVMFRGNVVMKGYLKNPKATEAAFAGGWFHSGDLGVRYADGYIQLKDRSKDIIISGGENISSIEVEDALYKHPSVQSAAVVARPDEKWGETPCAFVELMPGKNATEAEIIAFCRGLLASFKCPRTVVFTEIPKTSTGKIQKFKLREMARAL; this is translated from the coding sequence ATGAAGACCTCGCCCTATGACATCGACCTCGACCGCAACCCGGCCAATTTCCAGCCGCTGACGCCGCTGACCTTCCTCGAGCGCGCCGCCGCCGTCTTCCCCAGTCATGTTGCGATCATCCACGGCCCGTTGCGCCGGACCTATGCCGAATTCTACGCGCGCTCGCGCAGGCTTGCATCCGCGCTGGCAAAGCACGGCATCCGCAGGGGCGATACCGTGGCAGCCATGTTGCCGAACACGCCCGCCATGCTCGAATGTCACTACGGCGTGCCGATGACCGGCGGCGTGCTCAACACGCTGAACACGCGGCTCGACGCCGCCATCATCGCGTTCTCGCTCGACCATGGCGAAGCCAAGGTGCTGATCGCGGACCGCGAATTCTCGATCACGGTCCAGGCGGCGCTGCAACTCTGCAAGGTCAAGCCATTGGTCATCGACTATGACGACCCGGTCTATGACGGTAGCGGCGAGCGGGTCGGCAGCGTCGAATACGAGGATTTCCTCGCGACCGGCGACCAGGACTTCGCCTGGACGCTACCGAGAGACGAGTGGGACGCAATCTCGCTGAACTATACATCGGGCACCACCGGCGACCCGAAGGGCGTGGTCTATCATCATCGCGGCGCCAATCTGCTCGCGACCTCGAATGTCGTGACCTGCGGCATGGGCCGGCATCCCGTCTATCTCTGGACGCTGCCGATGTTCCATTGCAACGGCTGGTGTTTCCCCTGGTCGATCTCGATCCTCGCCGGCACCCATGTCTGCCTGCGCCAGGTCCGTGCCAAGGCGCTCTATGCGGCGCTGGCCGATCATGGCGTCACCCATCTCTGCGGCGCTCCCATCGTGATGTCGACGCTGCTCAACGCCCCACCGGAGGAGCGTCGCCCCTTCTCGCAGAAGGTCTCCTTCTTCACCGCGGCGGCCCCACCGCCAGAAGCCGTGCTCGCCGCAATGAAGCAGGCAGGCTTCGAGGTGACGCATCTCTACGGCCTGACCGAAACCTACGGCCCCTCCGTCGTGAATGAGTGGCAGCGCGACTGGGATGCGCTGGACGTCGCGGACCAGGCCGTGCTGAAGGCGCGCCAGGGTGTCCGCTATCCCGCCCTGGAAGCCCTCGATGTGCTCGACCCGGAAACCATGCAGCCGGTCCCACGCGACGGCCAGACACTCGGCGAGGTGATGTTCCGCGGTAATGTCGTGATGAAAGGTTACCTCAAGAATCCGAAGGCGACCGAGGCCGCCTTTGCCGGTGGCTGGTTCCATTCCGGGGATCTCGGCGTGCGTTATGCCGATGGCTATATCCAGCTCAAGGACCGCTCGAAGGACATCATCATCTCAGGCGGCGAAAACATCTCCTCGATCGAGGTCGAGGATGCGCTCTACAAGCATCCCTCGGTGCAATCGGCTGCGGTTGTCGCCAGGCCGGACGAGAAGTGGGGTGAGACGCCCTGCGCGTTCGTCGAACTCATGCCGGGAAAGAATGCGACCGAAGCGGAGATCATCGCCTTCTGCCGCGGGCTTCTGGCCTCGTTCAAATGCCCCAGGACGGTGGTCTTCACCGAGATCCCCAAGACCTCGACCGGCAAGATCCAGAAATTCAAGCTGCGCGAAATGGCAAGGGCCCTGTAG
- the rpsU gene encoding 30S ribosomal protein S21 — MQVLVRDNNVDQALRALKKKMQREGIFREMKLRGHYEKPSEKKAREKAEAVRRARKLVRKKLQREGLLPAPVKPKRP, encoded by the coding sequence GTGCAGGTTCTCGTTCGCGACAACAATGTCGATCAGGCTCTTCGCGCTCTCAAGAAAAAGATGCAGCGCGAAGGCATTTTCCGGGAGATGAAGCTCCGCGGTCATTACGAGAAGCCTTCCGAGAAGAAGGCGCGCGAGAAGGCGGAAGCCGTCCGCCGCGCCCGCAAACTGGTCCGCAAGAAGCTGCAGCGCGAGGGCCTTCTGCCCGCGCCGGTGAAGCCCAAGCGCCCCTGA